DNA sequence from the Pichia kudriavzevii chromosome 4, complete sequence genome:
CCTCCTTTTCTGCTAATGCGGATGCTAGCTTGGAGTATTTAGAGAAATCAACACTCTTTAGATCTTTTGCCGCAGTGGTGATGAATTGTGCAACTTCAGCAGCGTTAGTAGAAGTGACTGCGAAATAGAATAAGTTAGAACCTTCATAAGATAAAACCTTTGATTCAACGGATGCAGTAATAGATTCTGGGAGGTTGGATAATAAACCTGCTGCAACTAATTCAAAAGCATCAGCATCTTCAACAGCAAAACCGATAACGGCAGAAGTCTTACCTGCTTGTCTAATTCTAGATTCAGCACCAGAGAAAGTTTGTTGCTTTTGTGCAACAACAGTGTTGCCTGTTGGTAGGGTTGCAAATGCAGATTCAGAGACGAATTTCTCAAGGTCTGCAGATTCAACGTTTTcaccaacaatttcaacgTTTTCGGATTGGAAAGCAGATTTTGCAAAAGTAGCAATATCGCTAACTTCAAAAGTCTTGGATCCATCGAAATATAGTGGTAAACCTAAACCGGATCTGTAAGTAACTGCATGTAATTCTTCTAAGGCTTTGAACTTTGGACAAGCAGTCTTGGTTTGATGGACAAATGAAGCAAAAGGTGCCGCAATTTCTGCCAATTGGTGTGGTTTGAAAGAAGATTGTGCAACAGTTGATGCCAACGAATTGACAAAGAATGGTAAGGATTCCTTCAAGAAAGTTGCCTTTAAAACTAGTGCATCTCTTGTAACTTCTGCAGAATATTCACCACCAACTAATTCGGCTTCACGCTTTAATCTAAGTGCAGATTTTTCTGGAGTATCAAGGAAGGTAGAAGTGGCTAATAAGTGTGCCAAACCAGCAGGTGCACTCTTGGAACCTGCATTCTTAATGGAAACTCTGAGAGTGGAGACAGATTCTGCGGAACCTGGAACGGTTTTGATAGAAACTGCACGTGCTGCAGAAGTAGAAAAGTGTCTAAcagatttggaaaacattGGATGTGTCTATATTACTGATTCTGTGATGCTGGTGTTTACTCAGCAGCTACTGTTTCAACTCCAAGTTAAACTTGAAGTATCCTCAAATGATTTCAGCAGCGACGAATTTTACACCCTTTTTCGCATTTCCTCTCTATTTTTTAGATTTTCCGCGCTGCTGATTGGTTAAACAGGTGGTCTTTAGCTACATGTTTTGACACGTGCGAGCAGTGCGGATTACTGTTTCTGTCGACAATTACTTACCGGTTTAGGAAATAAGAAAAGTATATGTAACTATTTGgcggttttttttttttgttcgTTTTAGGTGAAGGACAACCTACACAGTCTCTGTAAACCAAAAGAGAACACCCATATGGCGAAGTCTCTGCAGCCGTGCCATGTCTGCACGGTTCGCAGATGAGATCATGTTTAGCTGTTCCAGTTCACTAGGTAGAAGCAGTTCTGATTCGTGTCCTTTGACATCAGTTCTGCTTAACTTAGCCAAGAGAATCTTGTTTTCATCCTTACGTTCTTCCACCCCTGACAGAACCTCGCCTGCATTGAAGAGCAAACAATTTGCCAACATCCTTGAGCTTCTCAATGTGCGATTTAATTTAAAAGCAAAAATACTACGCATTGCACTTCTATCAGTTGTACGAGGGATCTCTTGGATCTCAATGAGGCCAAACCGTGTAAGAGTTGCTATAACACGACGCACATCTCCCTCCTTCATTAATACGCTCTTTGCAATGGTTTTCTCCTCCGCTAGCCTCTTGCTTTCAATGCAATTGTACACACGCAATGATGCGTTGCCTAATATGCATTTAATCAACTGCTTCTTATGATAGGTTGATAActgctgttgaagaacTGTGAAGGGGACATAAAATTGTCCCGGGGTTGTCTCTATCAAAAAACTCAGTTTTGTGTCGGTCGTTAATAGTTTCAAATGGTGTAAAATTAGCTTTAGCAGTTCCGCTGTCTCACTTGAGGACCCATTAATATCAAAACCATTATCTTGGttgttttttccatcagcatcctcttcttcgtcttcatcttcatcaaatgttttgatttgagCTGCTAGTTTACTCAATTTAGATTTTTTATATCCATTAGCTTCTGATTCTTCTAGTTTTCTCTTCCGACTGTTCTGAACATCGTCATCCTCTTCGTTATCCATGATTGTGCCAAGTAAATCATCTTTAGTTAGCTCGTATCTTTTTGTTAATGAAAGTGCCTTCAAAATATCTGCCGCACCAAAGTTCATACCTTTCTGTTGATCAGCTAACTCGAgtctcttcttcaaatcttgaGCAGTACTAGGATCGTAACCAGATGTGGAGCTACCTGCTGATCCAGCACCAACACTAGCATCGGCAACTAACCTATCCACAATATGCTCAACATTTCGCATATCACGTGTACTTTTCTCAATTCTGTCTAGCACAACTTCATAAACCATGGCAGATACATTTCCAATCCTATGTCTACTAATGGACACCAAGTGTGTGTCCCTGCTATATTTTAgatatctttcaaatgaAACACTCAATGGAATATTCCCATTgattcttttcaattttttggaTCCATCATCAACCTGTTCGTCAGCGTCTTCGTCGTCACTAAACAATGTAGTCATGGAGCTTCCTTCGcttcttttattattactTATGCCAACACGATATAGTTGTTCTTTACCACTGTTATCATAATACAGcttcaaaaatttttctttggcaATATCCTTGATAATCATAGTTTTCTTTAGCTGCGACAAACCTGCACTCTTGAATCTAGGATTACCACCACCGCCACCCATTCCCATATCATCACTTCTTGTGTACTGACTACTGTTTTCCATAAACTCTCTGTTTGCTAGGCGAACACAGTTGGCAAAGTTCTCACTCAAAGTTGTGAAATCCATCCCCTTAACATGAATTAGCCATCCATCCTCAATTAAATCCAGAAATGATTGCTCAACCATCTCGATTTCACTTTTGAGTTCAATCTCTTTAACATAAGAACCAATTGTAACATGTCCCCCTAATAGGACATTCTGCATTACACCGGCATGGTTGTCACCAAACTTCTCACGAATATGACGAACAATGTCATCTGCAAAGGTCAATTTCCAACATCCTTCTTCGTTATGTGCATAAGAAACTGCACCTGTCCTTTCATTCTTAATATACACAGCACATCCTAGTTGTATTAAAACAGTTAACAACTTTTTTAAACTTCCTATAGACAACCCAGTTTTTTTAGAAAGTTCCCCTATAGTTTGCTTACGGCGTGAATGCAAAACAGAGTAAACATAAGCACCTTGTTCGCCAATATAAGCTCGCAGTATTTCAGAATGTAGGAAACAGAGTGGTGATTGTGTCTTGGCTGTTATCGGTAGCTCCGATGGTATTTTTACGGCCTTTTTAGTTGTGGACATTAGTTTCCAATGACGACCAGACTATATCAAGTTTACGGGTGAAGATCATCGACttttcaaatcaagaattttttttctttgcaaaCAGTttaaatcatcaacatttgaataaaaaaaaaattcagcGACAAGAAAATATTGGTCGCCAAAAAGGGTAATATAGACGTTTTCATGGTAGTGTAAGCCTTCTAGGTTAAACCTGCAAAAGACACACTTCTTCTAAACCAAtttataaatcaaaaaaatcagttCCTTGCTTCCTTTGTACTGGAGGGTTGGTATGTGTAATAATAAGGATTATGCAAACAATTAGATATTAGTAAAACCAGTTACAAAAATTGTATATTATGAGAAGACTCATAAGTCTCTAGACAAAGGCATGTCGCTCATTTCAAACAACAGGCcgtcatcttcttcttcttcttcttcttcttcttttccttcttgatTATTGCCACCTTCGTCATCCAGATAGAGAAGATGCCCACCCtcctcatcttcttcttcgacATCACAAACGGTACCCTTTACGACCATACTTTGTCTTCTCTGCATATTTTTTAGATTATTCAACACGTTGCTTAATGATTCCGCACGTTTACTCCTTGTGCGGGCAGTTGAACCTTTACGGGACTTGCTATCGTCCGTCATATCATCGataccatcaccatcatcatcacttgTAAAAACATCCTGTTTGTAAGAAATATCCTTCAGTTGTTGTGGTGTCATCTTCCCGCTTGCATCACTACTGCTGTACTTACGACTAGATCTAGACGAAATTGCGTCATTATTCAAGctgttttgaagaatagATCGAAGCTGGCTACCAGTAACCGAACTACCGGATCCTGCTCTTCCCCGGAGTCCACTATTAAAACTTGTCTGAGATTGACCACTGAGGTTTCTTAAAAGAGATTGGGCTCTACCCATTGACGACGAAAGCGCCATGTGCTGGGTCAAATGTGAAGTCGTGGGTGAAACTGATGATGCTGCATTAGAAGCAACTTTAAAGTTCTTATCATAATCTATAGGAGGAGAAAATGATGGTAACGAAACACCTCTTTCCATCTGTAGGGAATATGGTGCTTGGGCGACAGTATCAAAACTTTCGGATGTTGCGCTTGCCTTTAAAACAGAATGCACTGACTGATTGGGAGTAGCACCGATTCCTGCAATTGTAATTCCTCCTGACTTAGGAGATGATGGATGATGGATCAAGCCAATGCTTCCTCTGCTGTCCCTGCTGCCGTGGCTTCCCTTACTGCCTCTGCTGCTTCGACTGTAGGTACGAATCTTATGTGACTGACCCGAGTTACCCATCTGTTGCTTTTGCGTTTGTTGATGTAGCTCTGATTGGCTTTGTTGGAAGCTTtgtgtttgattttgtgAATGTTTGGAATCCAGCAACAACTTTACAGTGGAGTCCAGTGTGTTCTGATCACCAACCAAAGGGGGAGGTTTTGAGGGggaggttgaagaagaaatagacCTTGAATAGGCAAAGCTATCTTTTAGAGACGAGTCAATAAATAAATcgttgtttttcttcagatcCTTAAAATTACTTAGACTGTCTTCGtatattgaagaagaattgttTGAGATCCGTAAATCTGGTTTTGATTCTAGCAGTTTCATAAAGTTgttcaaatcatcatttaaagaaattgaattaTTTATTTCGATATCAGAGGATGAAGACATAATGTTTTTATTCTTAGTCTTAAAATGGTGAAGGATCGGGTTATACGGAGCAGCAACGTTATTAGCAGTCGTTGTTAACTTACCTTCCAAACTGTTATTCCTACTCCCACTGTTTCTGAGTTTGGATCCCACTGATGAAGGAGCTTTTCCCGGTATCGGGGACGTCATCAAACCATGTTGGAGTTGCTCAATTTTATCACCACTATTATTGTGATAAAAATGGACACTGGAACTGGAATCGTTACGCTTGACCGGTATAGGATATGTTCCTAGTATTAGATTGGAAGCTAATGGTGCAACTGGAGGAGATatggaaatggaagaagTCATAGATCTGGACCTGAATCCCACCCCCGGCCTTGCCgaacttcttcttttcatgTTCAAGCTATTAATGGAAGTATTGGAAGCCTTAAACTTGGAATTTACAAGTGCAGCCTTCTGTGACTCATAATTATGTGTTTCTGATTTATCGATAGCATCTATATTGATGTTCTCGTATAGACGGAAGTTGCAATTCTTTCTGTAAGAAACAGACAAATCTAGAGATCCGATTGGCGTTAGGACCGGTAAGAGGTCTTTagattcaacaatgtcaaCTTCCGGCTTGTTGCTAACCAAAGGTCGACTCAATCCAAAGCGTCCTTTGGACGTTATTGCTTTAGAGCCATTGAGGATTTTCAGTTTGACACGATCCTGTAGATTTGACTCGGTCAATTTAGAAGCTGGTAATAAACCTATGAGTGTGTAAAGACATCTAAACAAAACTATCAAGTTTTTGTATATCAGTGgcaaatcaatcaattcattgTCATAATTATTTAAGTCTAGCTTTATTAGCCACCTCTCTAGAACAATCTCggattttttctttgtggTAATAATATTGTCTTCAAGATAAAGCTGGATAAATTCGGATATTCCCGTTAAGTCAAGTACGGTTTCGATAATCATGGGAGGTAGTAGTGTGATGTCACGTATCTCCCAGGGATGGAAATCAAAGTTTAAAAGAACGTCACTTGCTGatgtttccaaattgaaCCACATATCCTTTTGCGATTGTGTTCGTACATGGCTGGAACTATAGCTGGTCTTCTCTGCTGAAGAGACGGTAGATTTGGGGTTGGCAAAAACATTGCTTTTAAATTTAATATCATGATTAACGTCAAAGGAATTGTTATGTTCCACATCTGATAGATATGGAGACAGctctttttccttctccaattgaTGGGTATAGGCGTTCTGTGATCGAACATTCACTATCACTGAAGAAGCCTTCATGAAGAAGTTACGGATTATCCGTGCCAATCCATCAGCCTCCCTGTCTGTGAGCCACCTTTGTTTCACACCAGGTTGAGACGCCATGCTGAGCCAGAACTAAGATGTGGGGGGTTGCTGGTGAGGAATTAACTTCACACGTCAATAAGGgctatatatatatatatatgtatatgtatatatgtGTCTGTGTCTGTGTCTGTGTCTGTGTCTGTGTATGTGTATGTATGCCTGTTGTGTATGTGCTACAACAAGAGGAACTTCATGGAAAACGCCCGGCTTTCCCACAACCACGTTAGGAGCTACATACGAAACACTGGATCACCATAcaggaaaaaatataacaAGCCGCCTCTACCACGCATAAAACGAAAAAGGCATCTCGTATCTTGAGACTCTAAAATATTACAAAGTTTCAGTTTTTAGTTTCCTTCTACAACTAGATGACTAAACACGTATATAGATGTCATGCCTTCCCAACAAGGGAGAAAAGCTCTGCAAGTGCTTTCTCGTTGACTCCTCCACTTAAAAGGATACTTCTCTGTGCCTCTCTAAGTCGTTTCACCTTTGCGTAAGCATCAGAAACATCCATCGCACAGTCCTTCTTAGTATGGATAGACAATTCCAGTGCAACTTCACTGTCAACGTGGCTCCAGACTGAAATGTCACCTGGGAATAACACTGCATTTCTCTGCCATGTTCTATTGACCCTTGTACCTGGTTGTTTGGCTGTAATTCTCTTGGATATCATGATCAATAGCTTCGGGATTTCCCGATGTGAATCCCTGATTAATGTATCTAAAGGTAATTGATCCAAAACTTCCTTGACTGCATCAATGTATTCAGTCAAGTCTTCAACCAATGATATAGCAGCAATGGTCATTGCGACTATCAATGAAGTGCCTTGCGTTGCAATGTTGTTCAGTAATTCATCCATAGCTTCTTGTTTTGCAGCCTCATCTCCAGATGCAAACAGCACCTGGGATATTAAAACAAcaattctttcattctCTGGGAAGGCATCGACT
Encoded proteins:
- a CDS encoding uncharacterized protein (PKUD0D01450; similar to Saccharomyces cerevisiae YPR191W (QCR2); ancestral locus Anc_7.548); translated protein: MFSKSVRHFSTSAARAVSIKTVPGSAESVSTLRVSIKNAGSKSAPAGLAHLLATSTFLDTPEKSALRLKREAELVGGEYSAEVTRDALVLKATFLKESLPFFVNSLASTVAQSSFKPHQLAEIAAPFASFVHQTKTACPKFKALEELHAVTYRSGLGLPLYFDGSKTFEVSDIATFAKSAFQSENVEIVGENVESADLEKFVSESAFATLPTGNTVVAQKQQTFSGAESRIRQAGKTSAVIGFAVEDADAFELVAAGLLSNLPESITASVESKVLSYEGSNLFYFAVTSTNAAEVAQFITTAAKDLKSVDFSKYSKLASALAEKEVASKQVSVPNDYNLVVVGDIDAVPLKSEL
- a CDS encoding uncharacterized protein (PKUD0D01460; similar to Saccharomyces cerevisiae YPR190C (RPC82); ancestral locus Anc_7.547), producing the protein MSTTKKAVKIPSELPITAKTQSPLCFLHSEILRAYIGEQGAYVYSVLHSRRKQTIGELSKKTGLSIGSLKKLLTVLIQLGCAVYIKNERTGAVSYAHNEEGCWKLTFADDIVRHIREKFGDNHAGVMQNVLLGGHVTIGSYVKEIELKSEIEMVEQSFLDLIEDGWLIHVKGMDFTTLSENFANCVRLANREFMENSSQYTRSDDMGMGGGGGNPRFKSAGLSQLKKTMIIKDIAKEKFLKLYYDNSGKEQLYRVGISNNKRSEGSSMTTLFSDDEDADEQVDDGSKKLKRINGNIPLSVSFERYLKYSRDTHLVSISRHRIGNVSAMVYEVVLDRIEKSTRDMRNVEHIVDRLVADASVGAGSAGSSTSGYDPSTAQDLKKRLELADQQKGMNFGAADILKALSLTKRYELTKDDLLGTIMDNEEDDDVQNSRKRKLEESEANGYKKSKLSKLAAQIKTFDEDEDEEEDADGKNNQDNGFDINGSSSETAELLKLILHHLKLLTTDTKLSFLIETTPGQFYVPFTVLQQQLSTYHKKQLIKCILGNASLRVYNCIESKRLAEEKTIAKSVLMKEGDVRRVIATLTRFGLIEIQEIPRTTDRSAMRSIFAFKLNRTLRSSRMLANCLLFNAGEVLSGVEERKDENKILLAKLSRTDVKGHESELLLPSELEQLNMISSANRADMARLQRLRHMGVLFWFTETV
- a CDS encoding uncharacterized protein (PKUD0D01470; similar to Saccharomyces cerevisiae YPR185W (ATG13); ancestral locus Anc_7.542), with the protein product MASQPGVKQRWLTDREADGLARIIRNFFMKASSVIVNVRSQNAYTHQLEKEKELSPYLSDVEHNNSFDVNHDIKFKSNVFANPKSTVSSAEKTSYSSSHVRTQSQKDMWFNLETSASDVLLNFDFHPWEIRDITLLPPMIIETVLDLTGISEFIQLYLEDNIITTKKKSEIVLERWLIKLDLNNYDNELIDLPLIYKNLIVLFRCLYTLIGLLPASKLTESNLQDRVKLKILNGSKAITSKGRFGLSRPLVSNKPEVDIVESKDLLPVLTPIGSLDLSVSYRKNCNFRLYENINIDAIDKSETHNYESQKAALVNSKFKASNTSINSLNMKRRSSARPGVGFRSRSMTSSISISPPVAPLASNLILGTYPIPVKRNDSSSSVHFYHNNSGDKIEQLQHGLMTSPIPGKAPSSVGSKLRNSGSRNNSLEGKLTTTANNVAAPYNPILHHFKTKNKNIMSSSSDIEINNSISLNDDLNNFMKLLESKPDLRISNNSSSIYEDSLSNFKDLKKNNDLFIDSSLKDSFAYSRSISSSTSPSKPPPLVGDQNTLDSTVKLLLDSKHSQNQTQSFQQSQSELHQQTQKQQMGNSGQSHKIRTYSRSSRGSKGSHGSRDSRGSIGLIHHPSSPKSGGITIAGIGATPNQSVHSVLKASATSESFDTVAQAPYSLQMERGVSLPSFSPPIDYDKNFKVASNAASSVSPTTSHLTQHMALSSSMGRAQSLLRNLSGQSQTSFNSGLRGRAGSGSSVTGSQLRSILQNSLNNDAISSRSSRKYSSSDASGKMTPQQLKDISYKQDVFTSDDDGDGIDDMTDDSKSRKGSTARTRSKRAESLSNVLNNLKNMQRRQSMVVKGTVCDVEEEDEEGGHLLYLDDEGGNNQEGKEEEEEEEEDDGLLFEMSDMPLSRDL